A stretch of DNA from Ignavibacteriota bacterium:
ACTTGGTCCCACGCTCCAAGCATGTATGAGGTCAACGATAAGTTTTTGGGAATAGGAATAATATACAGATGCTCTGAGTCCAGCAAAAGAAAACAGATTATGAACCAAACTCTGCACAAAATATTTGATGTTGAATTTACGTTTGATTACACTTCAGGAATCAACGCGGAGCGTAGGAATGAGTTATAAATTTTGACTCCACACCCAAATCAAAATTGTCCCATTGCATGGGATGCGCAGGTTGATATCAGGCGATTCTGTTACCGAGAATGTCAGAAAACTTGCTACGGTCGGAGGGAATATTGAAGGCAACATGAGGGGGTATTGGTATGGTTAGAGGGGATGTTGAAGGCAACATGAGGGGGGTTGGTATGGTTTGAGGGGATGTTGAAGGCAACATGAGGGTTGTTGGTACGGTTTGAGGGGATATTGAAGCCAACATGAGGTGATGTTGGTGCGGTTTGAGGGGATGTTGAACCCAATAGCGGGAACAATAATGCGGTTTGAAGGGTCATTGAAGATAACATTGGCACATGTTGGCGATAACATGGCGGGCTGTTATGCGAGAAATGCCTAAAATAAGCCGATTTGAAGAATTTAATAAAAAAGAGTGTTCTTTGCGCCGTGGAGATTTCACGATGCCGAACAATAATAAATGCAGTCAAAATAATAAACAATTTCAAGCCCTTTTTGGGGATACATAATTAACAACACAAGTAATTACAAGGAAAAACATCATGGCAAGAAAAGATTATTATGAAAACGTCGAGAAGAAAAAGCCGACGTGGCACGAGAACTACTCGACGAAACTCGAGGAGCATTTGGCGATACTCGGAATCACGCCGGAACAACTTGCTCAGGCACAGGCAGATTCGGTAACGGTTCGCACGGAGATTGACGAAACCGAGCAGGCAAAGCAAGCATACTTTGCACGGGTAAGCCGGAAAAATACAACCTTAAGTACGATTGAGGCGCGTACCCGTGCGGTTGCGAACTTCATTAAAGCAAGCCCCGGCTATACCGAAGCAATCGGGATTGACCTTGGTATCGTGGGTGAAGAAGCCGGATTGCCGACTTCGTTGGAAAATGTAAAGCCGGAGGTTACTATTACCCTGATGCCCGGTCGTGTTCGCAACGATTGGAAGAAGGGGAAGTTTCATGCACTTGCAGTCTATCGTATGCGCGGCGCCGAAACCGAATGGAAAAAAATAGAAACCGATTTAAAGTCCCCCTTCGATGATGAAGACCCGAATCTTGTACCGGGCGTTCCCGAACTGCGGAAGTACAAATATGTGTACATCCTCGATGACATCGAAGTTGGCATCGCGCTTGAACTGAGCGTGGTGGTGTTGCAATAAAGAGGACCGACGAGCAGAGTCCGATTCGTAATCGGACAGATTGATGTGAAGGTGCGACTCAGTTGTACTTTGTGGAGTCAGAGAAATTTCGAGTTTCGTACGAACCTAATAGGAAAGTGAGTCGCACATTTCGTGCGTGGCAAGTTTTGGTTTCATTTTGTATATTCAAACAGTATTTTAATATCAAAACTCATTATGCTTAATCCCACAATAACAGAACAAGTTCGAAAACTCTCACCATCTGAGCGGATAGATTTGATAGAGTTTGCGGTATCGCTTGTCAAAGAAGATACTGTCGTACAGAAAAAGAAATTACCTCAATCTCAGGAAAACGTTTCTGACGTTTTGCTTTCAATTGCAGAAATGGTTGACAATATTCCTGAAAGTGAAGTGGAAAAACTTCCTACAGATTTTGCAACGAATCATGACTACTATCTTTATCAGGCGCCGAAAAAATGAATCAGGTCTATGCCGACGCCTTTTTCTGGATTGCGTTTTTTAATCGTCGAGATAAGTTCCACATCAAGGCAAGATCGTTTGCAACTTCCAATAAGTCGAAAACATTAGTAACCACTGATGCGGTACTTCTTGAAGTATTAAATCAATTCGCATCTCAGGGAGAATATTGGAGAAACTTGATAGCAAAGGCAGTTGAAAAATTATTGCAAGATTCAAAGACACGAATAATTCCGCTTACAAGAACTCTATTCAATCAAGGATTGACATTGTATAAAACCCGATTGGATAAAGAATATAGTTTCGTAGATTGCATATCAATGGTTGTGATGAAACAAGAAAACATCAAAGAAGTTTTATCCAACGACCATCATTTTGTGCAAGAAGGATTCGCAACGCTTCTCTGAAACGATTCTCACTCCATCGCTTCCGCTTCACCCTTTGCCTGACGATAAGCCCGTTCAACCGCCGGCGCGATAAAGAAACTATCGTACGCTCGTTCTTTCTTCGTATCCTTCATACAGAATTTCTCTTTCCACTCAGAGAGTGTTACGCGCTGTTGTGTTTCTTCGAGAGTCGCTCCTGAGGCAACAGATTTTCCAACTTCAGCAACCAGACTTGTTAACAATTCCTGCACTTGATGTAAATACATTCTGTCATGTTGTGGAGAACCATGACTGAGAAATAATACATCGGCGGCAAGCGAATCAAGTTTTGAAAGTGTTGTAATCCACTCGCTGTAATATGAACCAAATGCGAACGGGACAGGAGAGACGAGAAGGTCGCCTGTGGCAACAATCCGTTCCTTCGGTAAATAGATAATACAATCGCCGCGTGTGTTTCCACGTCCCAACCAGAGTAGTTTAATTATCCTGTCTCCGCGATACAGCATCATCGAATCATCAAACGTTATGTCAAGGGGAGAATTTTTAACGGTGTTATATTCAATCACTCCTTGTTTCATAAATTCAACAAGTTCCTGAACTCGTTTCTTGCGCGCTTCATCCAATTCTTTTCCGTTATTATCTTTTCCTGTTTTCAACCACTGTTCGTACATGTTT
This window harbors:
- a CDS encoding type II toxin-antitoxin system VapC family toxin, which gives rise to MNQVYADAFFWIAFFNRRDKFHIKARSFATSNKSKTLVTTDAVLLEVLNQFASQGEYWRNLIAKAVEKLLQDSKTRIIPLTRTLFNQGLTLYKTRLDKEYSFVDCISMVVMKQENIKEVLSNDHHFVQEGFATLL
- a CDS encoding MBL fold metallo-hydrolase, whose amino-acid sequence is MYHHRFLLLLFIVLSFTLDAFSTPPPKEYEITKLAEGIYGFVWKEPLKDPIEGNSLFIINENDVVVVDAALFPTSTRLMISELKKLTSKPVRYVVNTHFHDDHVNGNFVYQEEWPSVEFISQRNTRTDIIEKVHKVRDEDIKGIEEGRNMYEQWLKTGKDNNGKELDEARKKRVQELVEFMKQGVIEYNTVKNSPLDITFDDSMMLYRGDRIIKLLWLGRGNTRGDCIIYLPKERIVATGDLLVSPVPFAFGSYYSEWITTLSKLDSLAADVLFLSHGSPQHDRMYLHQVQELLTSLVAEVGKSVASGATLEETQQRVTLSEWKEKFCMKDTKKERAYDSFFIAPAVERAYRQAKGEAEAME